Proteins from one Camelina sativa cultivar DH55 chromosome 8, Cs, whole genome shotgun sequence genomic window:
- the LOC104708361 gene encoding LOW QUALITY PROTEIN: respiratory burst oxidase homolog protein A-like (The sequence of the model RefSeq protein was modified relative to this genomic sequence to represent the inferred CDS: deleted 2 bases in 1 codon): protein MQTLDFENTRHYYYPNGTETPYGGQSSEKTKSYYEEDQPYVEITLDIHDDSVSVYGLKSPDHRGAGSDQSLLRPGRSSRSSSVLKRIASSVSSELKRVASSVSSRKPPRPQQARLRRSKSRAELALKGLKFITKTDGVTGWFEVEKQFNEITKTSNGLLHRSKFGECIGMKSTEFALALFDALARRENVIGDSINMDELKEFWKQITDQDFDSRLRTFFAMVDKDSDGRLNEAEVREIIALSASANELDNIRKQADEYAALIMEELDPFHYGYIMIENLEILLLQAPIEDVRDGESKKLSKLLSHNLKAQQSRNLGVRFYRWMKYFVFDNWKRVWVIALWLGAMAGLFTWKFMQYRKRSDAYQVMGVCVCIAKGAAETLKLNMAMILLPVCRNTITWLRTKTKLGVIVPFDDSLNFHKVMSSVEVIAIGISVGVGIHATSHLACDFPRLIAADEDKYKPMEQYFGPQTKRYMDFVQSVEGVTGIAMVILMTIAFTLATTWFRRDKLKLPGPLKKITGFNAFWYSHHLFVIVYSLLVVHGYYLYLIKPWYKKTTWMYLMVPVVLYLFERLIRAFRSSVEAVSVLKVSVLPGNVLSLHLSRPNNFRYKSGQYMYLNCSAVSTLEWHPFSITSAPGDDYLSVHIRVLGDWTRQLRSLFSEVFPIXLYLIKPWYKKTTWMYLMVPVVLYLFERLIRAFRSSVEAVSVLKVSVLPGNVLSLHLSRPNNFRYKSGQYMYLNCSAVSTLEWHPFSITSAPGDDYLSVHIRVLGDWTRQLRSLFSELCKPHLLGENRLNIASPRHRDNTSNYPRILIDGPYGAPAQDYKKFEVVLLVGLGIGATPMISIVKDIINNLKGNGEGSNRRQSPIHNMVSPPLSPARKSEAFRTKRAYFYWVTREQGSFDWFKNVMDEVAETDRNNVIELHNYCTSVYEEGDARSALITMLQSLNHAKNGVDVVSGTHVMSHFARPNWRSVFKRIAVKHPKTRVGVFYCGAAGLVKELRHLSLDFSHKTSTKFIFHKENF, encoded by the exons ATGCAAACGTTAGACTTCGAAAACACGAGACATTACTACTATCCAAACGGCACAGAGACGCCGTACGGAGGACAGTCgtcggagaagacgaagagctATTACGAGGAAGATCAACCTTACGTGGAGATCACGCTTGATATCCACGACGACTCCGTCTCCGTTTACGGTTTAAAGTCACCGGACCATAGAGGCGCTGGATCGGATCAATCGCTTCTTAGACCAGGTCGTTCATCGAGGAGTAGCTCGGTGTTGAAACGCATAGCTTCTTCCGTTTCTAGCGAGCTTAAACGAGTTGCTTCTTCCGTTTCATCTAGAAAACCACCGAGGCCGCAGCAGGCTAGGCTACGCCGTTCGAAGTCTAGAGCGGAGTTAGCACTCAAAGGTCTCAAATTCATCACCAAGACTGATGGCGTCACTGGTTGGTTTGAAGTTGAGAAACAGTTCAATGAGATTACAAAGACTAGCAACGGTTTATTACACCGTTCCAAATTCGGTGAATGTATAG GGATGAAGTCGACCGAGTTTGCGTTGGCATTGTTTGATGCTTTAGCGAGGAGGGAAAACGTAATTGGAGATTCAATAAACATGGATGAGCTTAAAGAGTTCTGGAAGCAGATCACTGATCAAGATTTTGATTCGAGGCTTCGAACTTTCTTTGCCAT GGTCGATAAGGATTCAGATGGACGGTTGAATGAAGCCGAAGTTAGAGAG ATTATAGCCTTAAGTGCTTCTGCAAACGAGCTGGATAATATTCGGAAACAAGCTGACGAATACGCTGCTTTAATTATGGAAGAACTAGATCCCTTTCATTATGGGTACATCAtg ATAGAGAATCTCGAGATACTTCTATTGCAAGCCCCCATCGAGGATGTGAGAGATGGGGAGAGTAAGAAGCTGAGCAAGTTGCTAAGTCATAATCTCAAGGCTCAGCAGAGTAGGAATCTCGGGGTGCGTTTTTACAGATGGATGAAGTATTTTGTGTTTGATAATTGGAAGAGAGTGTGGGTGATCGCTTTATGGTTAGGTGCTATGGCCGGGCTGTTCACCTGGAAGTTCATGCAGTATCGAAAAAGATCAGATGCTTACCAAGTTATGGGAGTGTGTGTCTGTATAGCTAAAGGAGCTGCAGAGACGCTTAAACTAAACATGGCTATGATTTTGTTACCAGTTTGTAGGAACACCATCACTTGGCTCCGGACAAAAACCAAGTTAGGTGTTATTGTTCCTTTCGATGACAGCCTCAATTTTCACAAGGTAAT GTCAAGCGTCGAG GTCATAGCAATAGGAATTTCAGTTGGAGTTGGAATCCATGCTACATCTCACTTAGCCTGTGATTTCCCAAGGCTGATAGCTGCAGATGAAGACAAGTATAAGCCAATGGAGCAGTATTTTGGGCCACAGACAAAGAGATATATGGACTTTGTGCAATCGGTAGAAGGAGTTACAGGGATTGCAATGGTTATACTAATGACCATAGCCTTCACATTGGCTACAACATGGTTCAGACGTGATAAGCTCAAGCTTCCTGGACCACTGAAGAAAATAACAGGCTTCAACGCCTTCTGGTACTCTCACCACTTGTTTGTTATTGTCTACTCACTTCTTGTAGTTCATGGATACTATCTCTACCTCATCAAGCCATGGTACAAGAAAACG ACATGGATGTATTTGATGGTACCTGTGGTTCTTTACTTGTTTGAAAGGCTGATTCGTGCATTCAGGTCAAGCGTCGAGGCTGTTTCAGTACTAAAG GTGTCTGTGTTACCAGGGAATGTTTTGTCGCTTCACTTGTCCAGGCCAAACAACTTCAGATACAAGAGTGGACAATATATGTATCTCAACTGCTCTGCAGTTTCTACATTAGAATG GCATCCATTCTCAATTACCTCTGCCCCGGGAGATGACTACCTCAGTGTCCACATTAGAGTTCTAGGAGACTGGACTCGGCAGTTAAGATCATTATTCTCTGAGGTATTTCCC ATACANCTCTACCTCATCAAGCCATGGTACAAGAAAACG ACATGGATGTATTTGATGGTACCTGTGGTTCTTTACTTGTTTGAAAGGCTGATTCGTGCATTCAGGTCAAGCGTCGAGGCTGTTTCAGTACTAAAG GTGTCTGTGTTACCAGGGAATGTTTTGTCGCTTCACTTGTCCAGGCCAAACAACTTCAGATACAAGAGTGGACAATATATGTATCTCAACTGCTCTGCAGTTTCTACATTAGAATG GCATCCATTCTCAATTACCTCTGCCCCGGGAGATGACTACCTCAGTGTCCACATTAGAGTTCTAGGAGACTGGACTCGGCAGTTAAGATCATTATTCTCTGAG CTGTGTAAGCCACACCTTCTGGGTGAAAACAGATTGAACATAGCCTCCCCTAGGCACCGGGATAACACATCTAA CTATCCAAGAATCCTAATCGACGGTCCATATGGAGCACCAGCCCAAGACTACAAGAAGTTTGAAGTTGTTCTACTAGTGGGTCTAGGAATCGGAGCAACACCGATGATTAGCATCGTCAAGGACATAATCAATAATTTAAAAGGCAATGGAGAAGGTAGTAACCGAAGACAGTCACCGATCCACAACATGGTCTCTCCTCCTCtttccccagcaagaaaaagtGAGGCGTTCAGAACCAAGAGAGCTTACTTCTACTGGGTCACAAGAGAGCAAGGATCTTTTGACTGGTTCAAGAACGTGATGGACGAAGTGGCCGAAACAGACCGGAACAACGTTATTGAACTGCATAATTACTGCACCAGCGTCTACGAGGAAGGAGACGCCAGGTCCGCACTGATTACGATGCTTCAGTCGCTGAACCATGCTAAGAATGGAGTAGACGTTGTGTCAGGAACACATGTCATGTCCCATTTCGCTAGGCCAAACTGGAGAAGCGTTTTCAAAAGGATCGCTGTGAAGCATCCCAAGACTAGAGTCG GAGTGTTTTATTGTGGAGCAGCTGGATTAGTGAAAGAGCTACGACACTTGTCACTGGATTTCTCTCATAAGACCTCCACCAAGTTCATTTTCCATAAAGAGAATTTCTAA
- the LOC104708359 gene encoding inositol polyphosphate multikinase alpha produces the protein MQLKVPEHQVAGHIAKDGKPGPLVDDKGRFFKPLQGDSRGENEVKFYESFSTNTEVPDHIRRFFPVYHGTQAVEGSDGAAMIVLENLLADYSKPSVMDVKMGSRTWYPDASEEYVQKCLKKDTGTTTVSAGFRISGFEVYDHKESSFWKPERKLLRGLKVDGARLTLRKFVSSNSLSDMGSKPDSAFVSSVYGGSNGVLTQLLELKTWFENQTLYHFNSCSILMVYENESILKGNDDDARPQVKLVDFAHVLDGNGVIDHNFLGGLCSFINFLRDILQSPDESAES, from the coding sequence ATGCAGCTCAAGGTCCCTGAACATCAGGTTGCAGGACACATTGCTAAAGACGGGAAGCCCGGTCCCCTTGTAGATGACAAGGGTCGTTTCTTCAAGCCCCTTCAAGGCGATTCTCGTGGTGAAAACGAGGTTAAGTTCTACGAATCTTTCTCAACAAACACAGAGGTTCCAGATCACATCCGCAGATTTTTCCCTGTGTACCACGGCACTCAAGCAGTTGAAGGTTCTGATGGTGCAGCCATGATTGTTCTTGAAAATCTTCTTGCCGATTACTCAAAACCATCAGTAATGGATGTCAAGATGGGTTCAAGAACATGGTATCCTGATGCATCTGAAGAATACGTTCAAAAATGTTTGAAGAAAGACACTGGTACAACAACTGTATCAGCTGGTTTCAGGATCTCTGGGTTTGAGGTTTATGATCACAAAGAATCTAGTTTCTGGAAGCCTGAGAGGAAGCTTCTTCGTGGGCTCAAAGTCGATGGTGCAAGATTGACTCTGAGGAAGTTTGTATCATCGAACTCGCTTTCTGATATGGGTTCAAAACCTGACTCTGCTTTTGTGTCTAGTGTTTACGGCGGTTCCAATGGGGTGTTAACACAGTTGCTGGAGCTCAAGACCTGGTTTGAGAACCAAACGCTCTACCATTTCAACTCTTGTTCGATACTAATGGTCTATGAGAATGAATCAATCTTAAAgggaaatgatgatgatgctcgACCACAAGTGAAGCTAGTGGATTTTGCTCATGTTCTTGATGGTAATGGTGTCATTGACCATAACTTCCTTGGTGGTCTATGTTCTTTCATAAACTTCCTTCGTGATATTCTTCAGAGCCCAGATGAGTCTGCAGAATCttag
- the LOC104708365 gene encoding LOW QUALITY PROTEIN: uncharacterized protein LOC104708365 (The sequence of the model RefSeq protein was modified relative to this genomic sequence to represent the inferred CDS: inserted 1 base in 1 codon) has translation MVAPVIATCSPSARPCLLTRGSPPRSRNNSAGLLLLILGLTVFCTDADPSXVSLSIVMVRYFKILLDRIVSFPCRKITTLQSRTVNITQTELPNKTMEAKCLQGMFELFDSGFFNETKIQEITKGVTEMNVPIYQANRKLVATKNGGLENSSPLVFNPSWNREVPRVHGKRFKYPSVSGVKLPRDDEDIAFMSVLELGELIKTRQVTSKELVRIYLKQLKRYNHVLEAVVTYTEELAYKQAKEADDLLSQGTYLGPLHGIPYGLKDIVAVPGYKTTWGSTSFKDQVLDIEAWVYKRLKASGAVLVAKLVTGSLAYDDIWFGGRTRNPWNIEEFSTGSSAGPAASTSAGMVPFAIGSETAGSMTYPAARCGVTALRPTFGSVGRTGVMSISESLDKLGPFCRTAADCAVILDAIKGRDPDDLSSREIAFEDPFSVDITKLTVGYTKDADMKVVEVLGSKGVNMVPFELNYTVDSVQGILNFTMDVDMLAHFDEWQRSGQDDLYEAQDQWPVELRRTRLVTAVDYIQAQRARGKLIQEVKKSFTVDAFVGNVTDWEKVCMGNLVGLPVLVIPTGFKNISDPPTKSCRRRTTINAGIYAPPERDHIALALGMAYQSVTDAHRKRPPIDDLGPDDSIPNHKD, from the exons ATGGTAGCACCAGTGATCGCCACGTGTTCTCCAAGCGCACGACCTTGCTTACTGACGCGTGGCTCACCTCCTCGGAGCCGCAATAACAGTGCTGGGCTACTCCTCCTCATCCTAGGTTTAACGGTCTTTTGTACGGACGCAGATCCTT ATGTGAGCCTTTCTATTGTAATGGTGAGATATTTTAAGATACTTTTGGACCGTATAGTGAGTTTTCCTTGCCGTAAGATTACAACTTTGCAGTCTAG GACAGTAAACATTACTCAAACTGAACTACCAAATAAGACTATGGAAGCTAAGTGTCTTCAGGGCAtgtttgaattatttgattctGGTTTCTTCAATGAGACTAAA ATTCAGGAGATTACAAAGGGGGTCACTGAAATGAACGTTCCTATTTATCAAGCCAACCGGAAACTTGTCGCTACTAAGAATGGCGGGTTGGAAAATTCGTCCCCGCTCGTGTTTAATCCGTCTTGGAACAGAGAGGTTCCACGAGTACATGGCAAGAGATTCAAATATCCTTCAGTGTCTGGAGTAAAACTCCCTAGAGATGATGAAGATATCGCCTTCATGAGT GTTCTTGAACTTGGAGAACTTATAAAGACAAGACAAGTTACTTCCAAGGAACTTGTTCGGATTTATCTCAAGCAACTAAAACG gtaCAATCATGTTCTTGAAGCGGTGGTTACTTATACTGAAGAATTAGCATACAAACAAGCCAAAGAAGCTGATGATTTGCTCTCTCAAGGAACTTATCTCG GACCTCTTCACGGGATTCCATATGGTTTGAAGGATATAGTTGCTGTTCCCGGATACAAAACAACATGGGGTTCAACTTCTTTCAAAGACCAAGTTCTTGATATTGAAGCATGGGTTTACAAAAG attAAAAGCTTCAGGTGCAGTGTTAGTAGCAAAGCTGGTTACGGGTTCTCTGGCTTATGATGACATCTGGTTCGGGGGACGGACTAGGAACCCGTGGAATATCGAGGAATTCTCTACGGGGTCATCAGCTGGACCTGCTGCTTCCACATCGGCTG GTATGGTTCCGTTTGCCATAGGCTCAGAGACAGCAGGCTCAATGACATACCCTGCAGCTCGGTGTGGCGTAACAGCATTGCGTCCGACATTTGGGAGTGTTGGTAGAACCGGAGTGATGAGCATATCTGAGAGCCTG GATAAGCTGGGACCTTTCTGTAGAACAGCAGCGGATTGCGCTGTGATCCTTGACGCTATCAAAGGGAGAGATCCGGACGATCTCTCATCTAGAGAGATCGCGTTTGAAGATCCCTTCTCCGTTGATATCACAAAACTTACTGTTGGATATACCAAAGATGCTGACATGAAG GTGGTGGAAGTGCTTGGGTCGAAAGGTGTCAATATGGTTCCTTTTGAACTAAACTATACAGTGGACTCGGTTCAAGGGATATTGAATTTCACAATGGATGTAGACATGTTAGCTCATTTTGATGAATGGCAAAGAAGTGGTCAAGACGATCTCTATGAAGCTCAAGATCAATGGCCGGTCGAGTTACGACGTACTCGTCTAGTTACAGCCGTAGATTACATTCAG GCGCAAAGAGCTCGTGGGAAGTTGATCCAAGAAGTCAAGAAGAGCTTTACGGTAGATGCGTTTGTTGGAAACGTGACAGATTGGGAGAAAGTATGTATGGGAAACCTTGTCGGTTTACCGGTTCTAGTGATTCCGACAGGTTTCAAGAACATATCTGATCCACCAACCAAGAGTTGCCGGAGAAGAACAACAATCAATGCTGGAATTTATGCTCCCCCGGAACGTGACCACATT GCGTTGGCATTGGGTATGGCGTACCAGTCGGTAACTGATGCCCATAGAAAGCGACCGCCTATCGATGATCTTGGACCGGATGACTCAATACCGAATCACAAGGACTAA
- the LOC104708364 gene encoding staphylococcal nuclease domain-containing protein 1-like has protein sequence MASANENQWLKGRVKAVTSGDCLVITALSHSRPGPPPEKTITLSSLIAPKLARRGGTDEPFAWESKEFLRKLCIGKEVAFKVDYKVEAIAGREFGSVFLGNENLAKLVVKNGWAKVRQPGQQNQDKVSPYITELVELEKQAEQEGYGRWSKVPGAAEASIRNLPPSAIGDSAGFDAMGLLAANKGKPMEGIVEQVRDGSTIRVYLLPEFQFVQVFVAGVQAPSMGRRTANGSVTETVPDEPNGDVSAESRGPLTSAQRLAASAATSSFEVSSDPFATEAKYFTEHRVLSRDVRIVLEGVDKFNNLIGSVHYSDGETAKDLGLELVENGLAKFVEWSANMMEDEAKRKLKAAELQCKKDKVKMWANYVPPATNSKAIHDQNFTGKVVEVVSGDCVIVANDAVPIGSPAAERRVCLSSIRSPKMGNPRREEKPAPYAREAREFLRQRLVGKQVIVQMEYSRKVTQGDGPTTSGAADRFMDFGSVFLPSAAKGDSDEVAASSADGQPAGVNVAELVLSRGFGNVVRHRDFEERSNHYDALLAAEARALSGKKGIHSAKESPAMHITDLTVAAAKKAKDFLPSLQRIRRIPAVVEYVLSGHRFKLFIPKLTCSIAFSFSGVRCPGRGEPFSDEAISVMRRRIMQRDVEIEVETVDRTGTFLGSMWESRTNVATVLLEAGLAKMQTSFGADRIVEANLLEQAERSAKNQKLKIWENYVEGEEVSNGNTNTVETRQKETLKVVVTEVLGGGRFYVQSAGDQKIASIQNQLASLSIKDAPIIGSFNPKRGDIVLAQFSLDNSWNRAMIVNAPRAAVQSADEKLEVFYIDYGNQETVPYSAIRPIDASVSAAPGLAQLCRLAYIKVPSLEEDFGPEAGEYLHTVTLGSGKEFKAVIEERDTSGGKVKGQGTGTEFAVTLIAVDDEISVNAAMLQEGIARMEKRKRWEPKDKLAALDALEKFQEEARKSRIGIWQYGDIESDDEDTGPARKPAGGRR, from the exons ATGGCATCGGCGAATGAGAACCAATGGCTAAAAGGAAGAGTGAAGGCTGTAACATCCGGAGACTGCTTAGTGATCACGGCTTTGAGCCACAGCAGACCCGGACCCCCACCGGAGAAGACCattactctttcttctcttattgCACCTAAGTTG gcTCGCAGGGGAGGTACAGATGAGCCTTTTGCATGGGAAAGCAAGGAATTTTTGAGGAAACTTTGCATAGGAAAG GAGGTTGCTTTCAAGGTGGATTACAAAGTGGAAGCTATTGCTGGAAGAGAATTTGGCTCTGTTTTCCTTGGCAACGAGAATCTTGCTAAGCTTGTTGTTAAAAATGGTTGGGCAAAG GTTAGGCAGCCAGGTCAGCAGAATCAGGATAAGGTTAGTCCTTACATTACAGAATTGGTAGAGCTCGAGAAGCAGGCTGAGCAGGAAGGATATGGTCGTTGGAGCAAG GTTCCTGGTGCTGCTGAGGCATCTATCAGAAATCTTCCTCCTTCTGCTATTGGGGATTCTGCTGGCTTTGATGCCATGGGTCTTTTAGCTGCGAATAAGGGAAAGCCTATGGAAGGTATTGTGGAGCAAGTCCGTGATGGAAGTACTATTCGTGTTTATCTTCTTCCAGAGTTCCAGTTTGTTCAAGTATTTGTTGCGGGAGTCCAG GCTCCATCGATGGGAAGGCGAACCGCAAATGGAAGTGTTACTGAGACAGTTCCAGATGAGCCAAATGGAGATGTTTCTGCTGAGTCACGAGGTCCTCTAACGTCAGCTCAGAGACTTGCTGCCTCTGCTGCAACATCATCCTTTGAGGTTTCCTCTGATCCATTCGCAACTGAAGCCAAGTACTTTACCGAGCACCGTGTTCTTAGTAGAGAT GTTCGCATTGTTCTTGAAGGCGTTGACAAATTCAACAATCTGATTGGTTCAGTTCATTATTCTGATGGTGAAACAGCTAAAGACTTGGGTTTGGAGCTCGTTGAGAAT GGTCTTGCTAAATTTGTTGAATGGAGTGCTAACATGATGGAGGATGAAGCTAAGAGAAAGTTAAAAGCTGCAGAACTTCAATGCAAGAAAGACAAGGTTAAAATGTGGGCAAACTACGTTCCTCCAGCTACAAACTCCAAGGCAATTCATGACCAGAACTTTACGGGAAAG GTAGTGGAAGTGGTGAGTGGGGATTGTGTTATAGTTGCCAATGATGCTGTTCCAATAGGGAGCCCAGCGGCAGAAAGACGGGTCTGTCTTTCGAGTATCAGATCTCCAAAAATGGGTAACCCACGTAGAGAAGAGAAACCAGCTCCTTATGCTCGGGAAGCAAGAGAGTTTTTGAGACAACGACTTGTTGGCAAACAG GTTATTGTTCAAATGGAATACTCAAGGAAAGTCACCCAAGGAGACGGTCCTACCACATCTGGAGCTGCTGATAGGTTCATGGATTTTGGCTCAGTGTTCCTTCCATCTGCTGCCAAAGGCGATTCCGATGAAGTGGCTGCATCATCTGCTGACGGTCAGCCAGCTGGAGTGAATGTTGCTGAGCTCGTTCTTTCCCGTGGTTTTGGAAATGTGGTTAGGCATAGAGATTTTGAAGAGCGATCAAATCATTATGATGCTCTTCTGGCTGCTGAAGCCCGTGCTTTGTCTGGAAAGAAAGGAATCCATTCTGCAAAAGAGTCTCCAGCCATGCACATCACAGACCTCACTGTT GCGGCAGCTAAGAAAGCTAAAGATTTCCTTCCATCCCTCCAAAGAATCAGGAGAATACCCGCTGTCGTGGAATATGTCCTCAGCGGACATCGGTTTAAGCTTTTTATTCCAAAGTTGACATGTAGCATTGCCTTTTCATTCTCTGGAGTCAGATGTCCTGGCCGTGGCGAACCTTTTTCAGATGAAGCTATCTCTGTAATGAGACGTAGGATCATGCAGAGAGATGTTGAG ATTGAAGTTGAAACTGTGGATAGAACCGGTACTTTCTTGGGATCCATGTGGGAGTCAAGGACAAATGTGGCGACTGTTCTGCTTGAAGCTGGTTTAGCCAAAATGCAGACCAGCTTTGGTGCAGACAGGATTGTTGAAGCAAATCTTCTTGAACAGGCAGAGAGATCTGCTAAAAACCAGAAACTGAAG atttgggaaaactatgttgaaggagaagaagtctCAAACGGAAATACTAATACAGTAGAAACCAGGCAAAAGGAGACCCTAAAGGTTGTGGTTACAGAAGTACTTGGAGGTGGTCGGTTCTATGTTCAATCTGCTGGAGATCAGAAAATAGCTTCCATTCAGAACCAGCTTGCATCCTTGAGTATCAAAGACGCTCCAATTATTGGATCCTTCAATCCTAAGAGAGGTGACATCGTCCTTGCACAGTTTAGCCTTGATAACTCCTGGAACCGTGCAATG ATTGTGAATGCACCCCGAGCAGCGGTCCAATCCGCAGATGAGAAGCTCGAAGTGTTCTACATTGATTATGGAAACCAAGAGACAGTCCCATACAGTGCAATCAGACCAATCGACGCTTCGGTATCAGCGGCACCAGGGCTTGCTCAGCTCTGCAGACTTGCCTACATAAAGGTTCCAAGCTTGGAAGAAGATTTTGGTCCTGAAGCCGGAGAGTATTTGCATACAGTGACTCTGGGTAGTGGTAAAGAGTTTAAAGCGGTGATTGAAGAAAGAGACACATCTGGAGGCAAAGTTAAAGGGCAAGGCACTGGAACTGAATTTGCTGTCACTCTCATTGCTGTCGACGATGAGATCTCTGTAAACGCTGCAATGCTTCAG gAAGGAATAGCAAGAATGGAGAAACGTAAGAGATGGGAGCCTAAAGACAAACTAGCTGCTCTTGATGCTTTAGAGAAGTTCCAAGAGGAAGCTCGCAAGTCGAGAATTGGAATCTGGCAGTACGGTGACATTGAATCCGATGATGAGGACACTGGTCCAGCCAGAAAGCCTGCCGGTGGTCGTcggtaa